A genomic window from Gossypium hirsutum isolate 1008001.06 chromosome D10, Gossypium_hirsutum_v2.1, whole genome shotgun sequence includes:
- the LOC107893258 gene encoding uncharacterized protein — translation MQRYLEQILSFTNIYTIFFCQNKKLGRHQKQSTNMASCFSMARVFLAFLVVASSLGHVFSSPLLSDSGDRQRANHTKEIQRLKLKLRRINAYLNKINKPAFKTIQSPDGDVIDCVLSHLQPAFDHPALQGQKPHFVQEDPPERPNGYKYTEAVAESESFQLWADSGESCPEGTVPIRRTRQKDIQRASSITRYGRRRVRRDSTGSGHEHAVAFEKGDEYYGAKASLNVWAPRVCNEYEFSLSQIWIISGSFGNDLNTIEAGWQVSPELYGDNNPRFFTYWTTDAYRATGCYNLLCSGFIQTNNKVAIGAAISPTSSYNGRQFEIGLIVWKDPKHGNWWLELGSGILVGYWPAILFSHLRSHANMIQFGGEIMNSRSSSSGLHTSTQMGSGHFAQQGFGKAAYFRNLQRVDWDNNLLPITNLRLLADHSNCYDITQGRNNLWGTYFYYGGPGRNVRCP, via the exons atgcagAGGTATTTAGAGCAGATTTTATcctttacaaatatatatacaatcttTTTCTGCCAAAACAAAAAACTAGGACGGCACCAAAAACAGTCCACAAATATGGCTTCTTGTTTCTCAATGGCTCGTGTTTTTCTTGCTTTCCTTGTTGTCGCTTCCTCTCTCGGCCATGTCTTTTCGTCACCATTGCTATCTGATTCAGGTGACCGACAAAGGGCGAACCATACTAAAGAGATTCAGAGGCTGAAGCTGAAGCTGAGGAGAATCAATGCTTATCTGAACAAGATCAATAAGCCTGCTTTCAAGACCATTCAG AGTCCGGACGGGGATGTCATAGACTGTGTTCTATCTCATCTTCAACCTGCTTTTGATCATCCTGCGCTTCAAGGCCAGAAACCTCATTTTGTGCAGGAGGATCCGCCGGAGAGGCCAAATGGCTATAAATATACAGAAGCAGTGGCTGAATCTGAAAGCTTCCAGTTATGGGCAGATTCAGGTGAATCCTGCCCCGAAGGGACTGTTCCAATCAGAAGAACTAGGCAGAAAGACATACAAAGAGCAAGTTCTATTACAAGATATGGAAGAAGACGCGTAAGGAGAGACTCAACAGGCAGCGGCCATGAG CATGCTGTTGCGTTTGAAAAAGGGGACGAGTATTATGGAGCAAAGGCAAGCTTAAACGTGTGGGCACCTCGTGTGTGCAATGAATATGAGTTTAGCTTATCACAGATATGGATAATCTCGGGTTCTTTCGGCAATGATCTAAATACCATCGAAGCTGGTTGGCAG GTTAGCCCTGAATTGTATGGAGATAATAACCCTAGGTTCTTCACATACTGGACT ACTGATGCATACCGAGCCACTGGCTGCTACAACTTGCTTTGCTCTGGTTTTATCCAAACCAATAACAAGGTTGCCATTGGAGCTGCAATCTCTCCAACCTCATCTTATAATGGCAGACAGTTCGAGATCGGCTTAATTGTTTGGAAG GATCCGAAACATGGAAATTGGTGGTTAGAATTAGGATCAGGAATACTGGTGGGGTACTGGCCAGCAATACTGTTCAGTCACCTAAGAAGCCATGCGAACATGATACAATTTGGAGGAGAGATAATGAACAGTAGATCATCATCGTCAGGGTTGCATACGTCAACTCAAATGGGCAGCGGCCATTTTGCCCAACAAGGCTTTGGGAAAGCAGCTTATTTCCGGAACCTGCAGAGGGTTGATTGGGATAATAATTTGTTGCCTATAACAAACCTTCGCCTCTTGGCTGATCACTCTAATTGTTATGACATCACACAGGGAAGAAACAACCTTTGGGGAACTTACTTTTACTATGGAGGCCCTGGAAGAAATGTAAGGTGCCCTTGA